A stretch of the Pongo pygmaeus isolate AG05252 chromosome 16, NHGRI_mPonPyg2-v2.0_pri, whole genome shotgun sequence genome encodes the following:
- the LOC134738382 gene encoding E3 ubiquitin-protein ligase HERC2-like — protein sequence MEFHSNWHTLSSSVSGNEVNISPGRRFMIDLLVGSLMAAGGLESALHAAITAEIQDIEAKKQAQKEKEIDEQEANASAFHRSRTPLDKDLINTGICESSGKQCLPLVQLIQQRLSQCERMVSIVLEGPTRRRWEEVRLSL from the exons atggagtttcactcaaaTTGGCACACACTTTCTAGTTCAGTTTCAGGCAATGAAGTGAACATAAGTCCAGGTCGTCGATTCATGATTGATCTTCTGGTGGGCAGCTTGATGGCTGCTGGAGGGTTGGAGTCAGCCTTACACGCAGCCATTACTGCAGAGATCCAG GATATTGAAGCCAAAAAACaagcacagaaggaaaaagaaattgatgaaCAGGAAGCAAATGCTTCAGCATTTCATAGAAGCAGGACTCCATTGGATAAAGACCTTATTAATACGGGGATCTGTGAGTCTTCTGGCAAACAGTGTTTGCCTCTGGTTCAGCTCATACAACAGCGTCTTAG TCAATGTGAAAGAATGGTGAGCATTGTTTTGGAAGGCCCGACTAGGAGGAGGTGGGAAGAAGTCAGACTCAGCCTGTGA